TCGCTCAAAGAAAAGGCCCCGACGATTTCGTCGAGGCCCGAAAAGTCAGCACTTAGTTGAAGCTTAGGCAGCGTGCAGGTTCGACGCCGCCGACTTGCCCGTACGCCGGTCGGGCACGACCTCGTACGAGATCTTCTGGCCTTCCTGCAGGTAGCGCATGCCGGCCTGCTCGACCGCGCTCACATGCACGAAGACATCCTTACCGCCTTCGTCGGGCTGGATGAAGCCGTAGCCCTTCTCGGCGTTAAACCATTTCACAGTTCCAGTCGCCATCTCGGCAAGTCCTCAAGTCGTGAAGAT
This Beijerinckiaceae bacterium RH AL1 DNA region includes the following protein-coding sequences:
- the cspG gene encoding DNA-binding transcriptional regulator (ID:RHAL1_02723;~source:Prodigal:2.6), translating into MATGTVKWFNAEKGYGFIQPDEGGKDVFVHVSAVEQAGMRYLQEGQKISYEVVPDRRTGKSAASNLHAA